The sequence ACAAATCAAATCCCGGAGAACCGGAGATGGACAGGATGGGGCGCACAATCGGGTAGGCGGGGGGCCTTACGGCCCCCAACCTCCCACACCACCGTACGTGCCGTTCGGCATACGGCGGTTCATGCAAGACACGCAAGGCGTTGGTATTCTGCCAGAAGGCTCGTAAGTCCCCGCCGGCTGAGCCACTTGATGGTGATCGCAGCGTTCATATGCGACGCTCCGGCATTCCACCAAGGTCCCCGGCCATTGCTGGCCGAGGCGAGGGCTCTCGCCCTTTCGACCCCGAGTCGGATCATCTTCCCGGCTCTGGTTCGCGGCTTCTTCCACTGCCGCCACAGGATGCAGCGCAACTTCCGCCGTATCCATTGGTCCAGTTCCTCGAAGACGTTCTTCACTTGGGATAGTCGGAAGTACGCCACCCACCCCCGAAGGAACGGGGTGATTTCCCCGATCACTTTCGGCAGCGAGCGTCCACGGCCCTTCCGCACGATCCCCTTGATGCGCGCCTTGGCCCGTTTCACCGACTGGGGCGACACCTTGAGTTTCGGGCGGTCATGCGATGTCATCGTGTACCCGAGGAACTTGCGGTTCCACGGACGATCCACCGCACTTTTGTCCCGATTGATCTTCAGACGCAGCCGCTTCTCCAAGTATCGGGCGATCGACTCCATCACCCGATCCCCGGCAGCCTTTGACTTCACGTAGACGTTACAGTCGTCGGCATAACGACAGAAGCGGTGGCCCCGCCGTTCCAACTCCTTGTCCAGATCGTCCAGCAGGATGTTGGAGAGCAACGGCGACAGCGGGCCGCCCTGAGGGGTCCCTTCTTCGCGGGCCTGTGCGACTCCCTCGATCATTACCCCGGCGGTGAGATACCGCCGGAGCAGCCGAAGGAGACGCTTGTCTCCGATCCGTCTGGCCACCCGTGCCATCAGCACGTCGTGGTTCACACGGTCGAAGAACTTCTCCAGATCCATATCCACCACGAAGCGATATCCGGCTTCCACGTGGGATTGGGCCGCCACGACCGCGTCGTGGCACCCTCGCCCCGGACGGAAGCCGTA is a genomic window of Deltaproteobacteria bacterium containing:
- the ltrA gene encoding group II intron reverse transcriptase/maturase; its protein translation is SAVGTEEPRPKAEGLLEEVLRRENLMEALKRVRSNRGAPGVDGMTVDALTPHLKEHWPRIREELLGETYVPQPIRRVEIPKPDGKGVRLLGIPTVLDRLIQQSILQVLTPVFDPHFSESSYGFRPGRGCHDAVVAAQSHVEAGYRFVVDMDLEKFFDRVNHDVLMARVARRIGDKRLLRLLRRYLTAGVMIEGVAQAREEGTPQGGPLSPLLSNILLDDLDKELERRGHRFCRYADDCNVYVKSKAAGDRVMESIARYLEKRLRLKINRDKSAVDRPWNRKFLGYTMTSHDRPKLKVSPQSVKRAKARIKGIVRKGRGRSLPKVIGEITPFLRGWVAYFRLSQVKNVFEELDQWIRRKLRCILWRQWKKPRTRAGKMIRLGVERARALASASNGRGPWWNAGASHMNAAITIKWLSRRGLTSLLAEYQRLACLA